One genomic region from Zonotrichia leucophrys gambelii isolate GWCS_2022_RI chromosome 26, RI_Zleu_2.0, whole genome shotgun sequence encodes:
- the TNNT2 gene encoding troponin T, cardiac muscle, which yields MPNLVPPKIPDGERLDFDDIHRKRMEKDLNELQALIEAHFESRKKEEEELLSLKDRIEQRRAERAEQQRIRSEREKERQARMAEERARKEEEEARKRAEEEARKKKAFSNMLHFGGYMQKSEKKGGKKQTEREKKKKILSERRKPLNIDHLSEDKLRDKAKELWQNIHDLEAEKFDLQEKFKRQKYEINVLRNRISDHQKV from the exons ATGCCCAACCTGGTGCCCCCCAAGATCCCAGATGGCGAGAGACTGGATTTTGAT gacaTTCACCGCAAGCGCATGGAGAAGGACCTGAACGAGCTGCAGGCCCTCATCGAAGCCCACTTTGAGagcaggaagaaggaggaagaggagctgctgtccctcaaGGACAGGATT GAGCAGCGGCGAGCGGAGCGGGCGGAGCAGCAGCGGATCCGCAGCGAGCGGGAGAAGGAGCGCCAGGCCCGCATGGCC GAGGAAAGAGCCCgcaaggaggaagaggaggcgcGGAAGAGGGCGGAGGAGGAGGCGCGGAAGAAGAAGGCGTTCTCCAACATGCTGCACTTTGGGGGATACATGCAGAAG TCAGAGAAAAAGGGTGGCAAGAAGCAAACAGAGcgggaaaagaagaaaaagatccTCAGTGAGCGACGGAAGCCCCTGAACATCGACCACCTCAGTGAGGACAAGCTGAG GGACAAGGCCAAGGAGCTGTGGCAGAACATCCATGACCTGGAGGCTGAGAAATTTGACCTGCAGGAGAAGTTCAAGCGGCAGAAATATGAG ATCAATGTTCTTCGAAACCGCATCAGTGACCACCAGAAAGTGTGA